From Scomber scombrus chromosome 6, fScoSco1.1, whole genome shotgun sequence, the proteins below share one genomic window:
- the slc15a5 gene encoding solute carrier family 15 member 5, whose product MTGGSSATSTCRMHIGVSDPLCLQHSSRVTPQSGIPVVASAANQRSPGPARWPGGMLTGDPQRLPEGRKHPRRLSQTPHPDQGPARKSRKKLQVIICVLLVELCERFTFFGIVCNTILFCTVKLGYDNYLAATVNLCFIGASTLTPVLVGWFAETCLGRSKVLYLCAFLHFFGTAMLPVVAFPFEDFYIDTHHMTHHLDPREQQILFYTGLLAAALGIGGIRAILCPMGAYSLQGYNQHQLLSFFNWFYWLVNLNSTVVFLGIAYIQQSVAKNLGFLIPFTSVLLALIAIHMMRNKLTYKPKKGGSLLTTLGVFLNSLKMCCLHYRHLSGDVASWLDRAKENNGGRYSETHVENVKVLAKLFPLYGLQLLYRACVTQIPSGYYIQTMNSNLHLHDLLLPIGAMNVISILPLLLLAPLIECLTTCYLSKNKIPLAPVKVITLGHACAALSVLLAGLSELHRKAYPLVEQTLSGKVLQVSSMPYFQLAPQYILLGLAEALVTPACSLISFQLTPSHIRGISLHFLTLSYGGGCFLGAFIIQLLYFASGGNFYPNTLHDGNLERFFFLLATLMAINTFVFWSISDRYMDLSVRGKALTTSPLTEKLLRYKACLRFYDTVDHSYTNASIESIL is encoded by the exons ATGACAGGAGGATCATCAGCCACCAGCACGTGCAGAATGCACATAGGCGTGTCTGATCCTCTATGTCTCCAGCACAGCTCCAGGGTCACACCACAGAGTGGGATTCCAGTCGTGGCCTCTGCTG CCAACCAAAGAAGCCCAGGGCCAGCTCGCTGGCCAGGTGGAATGCTGACAGGAGACCCACAGAGACTGCCTGAGGGCAGAAAGCATCCGCGCCGGCTCTCCCAGACCCCTCATCCAGACCAGGGACCTGCACGGAAGTCCCGCAAGAAGCTCCAAGTTATCATTTGTGTGCTGCTGGTGGAGCTATGTGAGAGATTCACCTTCTTTGGCATTGTATGTAACACGATTCTCTTCTGCACTGTGAAGCTGGGCTACGACAACTACCTGGCTGCGACAGTCAACCTGTGCTTTATAGGAGCCAGCACCCTGACCCCTGTGCTGGTTGGGTGGTTTGCAGAAACCTGCTTAGGAAGGAGCAAGGTGCTCTACTTGTGtgctttccttcatttctttg GCACAGCCATGCTGCCTGTGGTGGCTTTCCCTTTTGAGGATTTCTACATTGACACCCATCACATGACCCACCATTTGGACCCTCGGGAGCAGCAGATCCTATTCTACACGGGCCTCCTGGCTGCTGCACTGGGCATCGGTGGCATCCGGGCCATTCTCTGTCCCATGGGAGCATACAGTCTGCAGGGCTACAACCAGCACCAGCTACTATCCTTCTTCAACTG GTTCTACTGGTTGGTCAACCTGAACTCCACTGTTGTGTTTCTGGGTATTGCTTACATCCAGCAGTCTGTGGCCAAAAATCTGGGTTTCCTTATACCCTTCACCTCTGTGCTGCTGGCACTCATTGCCATACACATGATGCGCAACAAACTCACCTACAAACCAAAGAAAG GGGGATCATTACTGACCACCTTAGGAGTTTTCCTTAACTCCCTCAAGATGTGCTGCCTTCATTATCGCCACCTGAGTGGAGATGTGGCATCTTGGCTGGACCGGGCCAAGGAAAACAACGGTGGCCGTTACAGCGAGACACATGTAGAAAACGTCAAAGTCCTGGCCAAGCTCTTCCCTCTTTATGGTCTTCAGCTGCTGTACAGAGCCTGCGTCACACAG ATTCCTTCAGGTTACTACATACAGACAATGAACTCAAACCTTCACCTGCACGACCTCCTGTTGCCGATTGGTGCCATGAATGTAATCAGCattctgcctctgctgctgttggccCCACTGATCGAGTGTTTGACGACCTGCTACCTCTCCAAGAATAAAATTCCTCTGGCACCCGTAAAAGTTATTA CTCTGGGCCATGCGTGTGCAGCTCTATCGGTCCTGTTGGCAGGTTTATCTGAGCTGCACAGGAAGGCTTACCCACTGGTGGAGCAGACTCTCTCTGGGAAGGTTCTGCAAGTTTCGTCCATGCCATATTTCCAGCTGGCTCCCCAGTACATCCTACTGGGTCTTGCTGAGGCACTTGTGACCCCTGCAT GCTCCCTAATATCTTTCCAGCTGACCCCGAGCCACATTAGAGGAATCTCCCTGCACTTCCTTACTCTGTCATACGGAGGAGGCTGCTTTCTAGGAGCCTTCATCATTCAGCTGCTGTACTTTGCGTCAGGAG GTAACTTCTACCCAAACACACTGCATGATGGGAATCTGGAAAGATTCTTCTTTCTCCTGGCCACACTGATGGCTATAAATACCTTTGTGTTTTGGAGTATATCTGACAG GTACATGGACCTGAGTGTGCGGGGTAAAGCACTGACTACCAGCCCTCTGACTGAAAAGCTGCTGCGATACAAAGCCTGTCTGCGGTTCTATGATACTGTGGATCACTCCTACACAAACGCCTCCATTGAATCCATTTTATGA